The Mastacembelus armatus chromosome 14, fMasArm1.2, whole genome shotgun sequence genomic interval TGAAATACACAGCCTGGTTATGGCTTTTACAAGAAAGTTGAAGTTTCTTTCAGGAACAATTGGAGGCCAACATTCTCAGCTGATCAGGTACTCATCCATGTCAGGGCCACAGTGAGTTTTCAAGATGATTCGAAGACTTTGAAACAACCGAGAactcactgagctgcagtctGATAAACCACTGTCAGAGCACTTTAAGTCAGTGTTACTgctggatttttattttctctcacagAGGAAAACTTAAGGAGACATGCTCAGAGGATGTTGGTTCTCCTTGGATCTACCTACATCTGGGAACAAACATTCCCAGTGATGAAATTGAACAAATCCCGATACAGATCCTCTCAGTGATGATCCTTCGCATTTCCACTTCAGATATTCAACCTGACGGACTTGTTCGAGCCCATTTCTCTCACTGAACAAGAAGTGAagaagaacaataaaaaaaaacaacactaaaggcatttattgttttttatatatatatccatcaCTGGTGTGCAGTATAAATAAAGGAGGTGACAACAGACAACCTTGGGGTGATCCCGTGTTGATGATGAGGCTGAATTTTGttgaaagcagagaaaaaaatctgcaaataaAAGTCCGACATGAGCAGCAGGGTTATCAAGATGCTTATACTCAGAGTCCAATTAGAAAACTTGAGCATCCTGCTGTGTATATTATTTTAACGTACACTGAATTTACTAAAGCCTTGTGCCTAATATGTTATAACCTTTATATTATAACCATAAATATCAAACACCGGCCTAAATTGGGTTTTTGAAAATTcttgtgtgaaataaaatagtTGAGAATGTAAACATGACATGGACACGATGCATTAACgttttaatttaatgaagaCTTAATTTGTCTTTAGCTAAGTTTTTATTAGCGTTTAGATGTTGTGGCCAAAAAATCATCTTCTCTGCTCTTCAGACGTCAGTCATACGTCTTCCCATGTGCAATAAATAGTATTGTCATTATATTGCTGAGATTTTTGATGCAGtttaacacacactgaccttATAAGGATTTTATTGACGTTTAGGGTTTGATCTCTACCCAAACTACATTTCTTTGCTGAAGGATGAAACAATGTTACAGCAGAATATAATTCACCACAATTTAGGTGATAATTCCAGGAATCCCAGAATTGATGTGAACTGTTCACCTTTCAGTAGGACCTGTAGTGATATCAGGCTGTGGCATCACGAACCTGCTGGGCTGTATGACTGGTTTAATCCAGACACTTACTCTGAGCAGAATTATCTTTAAATCGGCCTCCACTAGTCAGAAAATGTCACTCTGACCTTATACACAGAGCAAATCCAGATACCCTAAAGTTGAGTTTATGACTAACATGATCATCTATGAGATCATAGAGAACCATTTCATCTGATTATTGTCCAGCCAATAATCAGTTTATTGATTTGTGGGATGGTGCTGCTTAAGTCTCTCACTGCAAATCTGAAATGTTGTTTCCTGCATCACATTCATGGTTTCCTTCCTGCAGCTAAGGTCTGCCTCTGGACATAGGAACTCAAACTGCCTGCATCCTTCTTTTATCCATAACAGCACGTGCACCTGGTCCTGGGTGTCTCTGGCCGTGTAAAGCACAGGAACTTCAAACTCTTCATCTGTGAATGAGCCCTGGTCAAATATGTGTTAACACCTTGATGCAGTTTCCTCCCAGATAAAGTGAAACAGATATTCTCAGTCCTGCTCTGTTCACTGTgatgcagaaacagaaactgaaatataACTTTCCAGTCCTCTAATCAGACATGTCAGAGTCTATAGTCATGGTTTCACAAAGATTGTGGTCCCTGtaggttttgttcttttcttctcaggcacaaagaacaaaattcaatttaattttatttgtatagcaccaaatcaagatacaaatcatctcaaggcatctcatctttacaaaaactaaaactaaaaacccaataaatcctttatgagcagcacttggtgacagtggagaggaaaaacttcctgacagaagaaaaaacctccatcAGAACCAGACTCActttgggcggccatctgcctcgaccagtttTAAAACAGGAGCAGCTCCTTCCGGGACATTTGACCATAAACATGGAAGTTGAGCCTGAAAAGGGACTTTATAGTTACAGATGTCAGCTTTTTGAATAAATCTAAATATGTTTGTTGATTAAACCAAGAGCTTAATCAGACATTTTGTTTCCTATGGAAAGTGTCTTGAGGTGAAAATGATttgacactttacaaaaagtaaaatcCAGATAAAGTTGGTGAGTGTAAAATGAGGCTGTAACTGGGACTAAAGGCTCCAACAGGAAGTACATTGAGTGTTTTCACCAATAGAATGAAAGTTTTGAACATTTGATGTGACATGAAAAAAGGAAGATGCTGCTCTGAGAGTGGAGGTATGTGGCTCTTAAAAGAGCCGTTGTTGGTTTGGATAAGGCCGGGGGAGTCTAAGCTCTCTCTCCGCGGATGCGTCGGGCCAGCTGGATGTCTTTGGGCATGATGGTGACCCTCTTGGCGTGGATGGCGCACAGGTTGGTGTCCTCGAACAGGCCCACCAGGTAAGCCTCGCTGGCCTCCTGCAGAGCCATGACGGCCGAGCTCTGGAAGCGCAGATCGGTCTTGAAGTCCTGAGCGATCTCCCTGACCAGGCGCTGGAAGGGCAGCTTGCGGATCAGCAGCTCGGTGGATTTCTGGTAGCGGCGGATCTCTCGCAGAGCCACGGTACCGGGCCTGTAACGGTGGGGCTTCTTGACTCCGCCGGTGGCCGGGGCGCTCTTACGGGCAGCCTTGGTGGCCAACTGCTTCCTGGGGGCTTTGCCTCCGGTGGATTTGCGGGCGGTCTGCTTGGTTCGGGCCATTTTCAGTCCTGTCTCTCGTCTGTGTTCACAGCGAACAAGGAATACGCTGCCACTGCAGCACAGCGGCTTATAAAGGGGCTGCCGGAGCCAGCTCAACGCTGATTGGCCCAGACCGGGAGACGCGCGAAGCGGAGCTGAGCAGCCATTGGAGCAAATaatttgaaaagtgaaaatgagcCAATCAGCTCCAGCGGCCGGTTGACGCTTGTGACCAGGGTTCACAGGCTTCGAGTCAGTGAAGGAAGAATGTGTGAAGAGTAATTTGTAATGAAAAGTcgtgaaatgaaataaagagtCGATTTATTCTTCTGCTGTGACTGGGACATAAATGTGGCGCCTTTGAAGTCGAAGCGATCGTCAGTCTAcgtgtttgttgtgtgagttAGAATTAGTCCGACAGGAACAAAGCGGGAGAGCGggatgaatgaaagaaaggTGCAATAATGTGCCCATGAAATCCCCCGCAGGCCTGAAGTGTGACTGAGGTGCGTTTGTTGTTTGTGAGAAATGGACGGAGGTGATTGTGAGGTGGTGGATGTTTGTCCGGACATGGTGGTTTGTCCGGGTCCCGGCTGAGTGTGGGACAGGACGGGGCGAGAAGCGGGGACAGTGCGGGGAGAGAGTGTATGTGCAGGAAGGGCTCAGTAGCGGAGGATGTAGTGGCTCTTAAAAGAGCCTTTGAGGGGGGGGAGCGGCGCTTGTGAGGAGCCGCTTTACTTCTTGGCCGCGGCTTTCTTGGCCGGAGCTTTCTTGGCCGCTGGCTTCTTGGGCGCGGGCTTGGTCTTGGTCTTTTTGACGGCGGGCTTCTTGGGGCTCTTGGCCGCGGGCTTCTTGGGACTCTTGGCCGCGGGCTTCTTGGCTGGCGCCTTCTTGGCTGGAGCTTTCTTCGGGGACTTCTTGGCTGCGGGCTTCTTGGCTGGCGCTTTCTTGGCCGCGGCGGGTTTCTTGGCCGCGGCGGGCTTCTTGGCTTTTGCTGGCGCCTTCTTCTTGACCACCTTCTTGGCTGGCTTAGCGGCGCTGGGCTCCTTCTTGGCGAGCTTGAAGGAGCCGGACGCCCCGGTGCCTTTGGTCTGGCTCAGGGTCCCTTTGGTCACCAGCTTGGTGACGGCGGTGTTGATGCGCTTGTTGGCCTTGGTGACGTCGACGCCTTTGGCGGCCAGCACCTTTTTGAGCGCCGCCAGCGAAGTCCCCTTGCGCTCATTGGACTCTGCCACGGCGCTGACGATCAGCTTCGAGAGGCTGGGTCCGTCCTTCTTGGGCCGGGCTGCGCTCTTCTTCTTGGGGGCCTTGGCCGCAGCCTTGGCCGGGGCGGCTGCTGGAGCTTCTTCCGCCATTCTCGTGTGTCGGTTGTCTGCTGTGCGAGTCTGAAGGTGTCCGCTCTCAGCGCAGGAGGCGGGACTTATAACGACCATGAGAACCGTGGAGAGGCAACGCACACAGCCGCGCCGCTGCCTGCTCGGATATGGCCgcacttgtgttttctctcccaGCTTCGGGGCATCAAAGTCCCGCGCATGTAGCTGCACTTCAAggctgtaaacacatttttgttttatttttatttagttcattattttattgattctgtgtgtcagtgaagcATCAGCTCAGGTTTAcaggaaaaactgcagcagcagaaaatatatTGGTCCAACTGAACCTGGCTGATTATCCGAGTCCGATTATTTAAATAGAAATGATGTTTATTTATAGCCTGATATTACAGCAACAAAATTAATTCAGATATAAAAATCAGCTGGACCCAAACTCCACGTGTGCAGAGTACGTGGAACCGGCTCCGTCACCGGCAGCGTCCGTGTGTTTACCCGCAGCCCAAACATGAGCCGTTCAAACTGAACGAGTCTGATTCGACCAGCGATTTCACTTTGACCGAGTCTTCCCAGTGTGTGAGGCCGGAACACGACCGCCCGGTCT includes:
- the LOC113143058 gene encoding histone H3; this encodes MARTKQTARKSTGGKAPRKQLATKAARKSAPATGGVKKPHRYRPGTVALREIRRYQKSTELLIRKLPFQRLVREIAQDFKTDLRFQSSAVMALQEASEAYLVGLFEDTNLCAIHAKRVTIMPKDIQLARRIRGERA
- the LOC113143184 gene encoding histone H1-like, which codes for MAEEAPAAAPAKAAAKAPKKKSAARPKKDGPSLSKLIVSAVAESNERKGTSLAALKKVLAAKGVDVTKANKRINTAVTKLVTKGTLSQTKGTGASGSFKLAKKEPSAAKPAKKVVKKKAPAKAKKPAAAKKPAAAKKAPAKKPAAKKSPKKAPAKKAPAKKPAAKSPKKPAAKSPKKPAVKKTKTKPAPKKPAAKKAPAKKAAAKK